From Sander lucioperca isolate FBNREF2018 chromosome 14, SLUC_FBN_1.2, whole genome shotgun sequence, the proteins below share one genomic window:
- the rab27b gene encoding ras-related protein Rab-27B, which yields MTDGDYDYLIKLLALGDSGVGKTTFLYRYTDNKFNPKFITTVGIDFREKRVVYTASNPNGATTGKTFKVHLQLWDTAGQERFRSLTTAFFRDAMGFLLMFDLTSQQSFLNVRNWMSQLQANAYCENPDIVLIGNKADLADQREVQEKQAKELADKYGIPYFETSAATGAEVDKAVITLLDLVMKRMEQCVDKPPAEPANGNGATKLAEAQPNEKKCAC from the exons ATGACTGATGGGGATTATGACTACCTTATAAAGCTCCTTGCCCTGGGGGACTCTGGCGTGGGGAAGACCACCTTCTTGTACCGATACACAGACAACAAGTTCAACCCCAAGTTCATCACCACAGTCGGCATCGACTTCAGGGAAAAGAGAGTG gTGTACACAGCGTCCAACCCCAATGGGGCAACCACGGGGAAAACCTTCAAGGTTCACCTTCAGCTCTGGGACACAGCTGGACAGGAGAG GTTCCGCAGCCTGACAACGGCGTTCTTCAGGGATGCCATGGGGTTCCTGCTGATGTTTGATCTCACCAGCCAGCAGAGCTTCCTCAATGTCAGAAACTGGATGA GCCAGCTACAAGCCAATGCCTACTGTGAGAATCCAGATATTGTGTTGATAGGAAACAAGGCGGATCTGGCCGACCAGCGGGAGGTTCAGGAGAAACAGGCCAAGGAGCTGGCTGATAAATATGG GATTCCGTACTTTGAAACGAGTGCAGCGACAGGAGCGGAGGTTGACAAGGCGGTCATAACGCTGTTGGACCTGGTCATGAAGAGGATGGAGCAGTGCGTCGACAAACCGCCCGCTGAGCCAGCCAATGGGAACGGGGCAACAAAGCTCGCTGAAGCGCAGCCCAATGAGAAGAAATGTGCATGCTAG